One stretch of Alphaproteobacteria bacterium DNA includes these proteins:
- a CDS encoding hydrogenase iron-sulfur subunit, with protein sequence MEKKIGAYLCSGCGIGEALNVKALEGVVTKEFKKPVKTHECLCGDAGVAMIKADMDAGEVTLPVIGACSPRVMTDRFMLPGMTPIRANLREQVIWSHPAGDEDTQMLGEDVMRMFMTQATKVNDPVPFTEGDFSTTILVLGGGYAGLTAAKQAVKAGHGVILVEKKAELGGNAANWASIVPSKPPYHDPQANPLPALIEEVKAISAIRVITGATVVKTSGMPGKFQVELSDGSSHIVGAIVLATGFRPYDANKLTHLGYGLSADIVTNVEMEAKLKAGKVVTKAGSSPKAVAFIQCAGSRDPNHLPYCSSVCCSVSLKQAIQLTKADPETMVYVIYEEMRTPGTTEEFYRAAQEAGVIFMKGKATKVENGSGITVTVADELLQQDVPLGPLDMVVLATGMVPNSTDPDQPAQEYGAELLNADINPYPAGDSYNPTPAVPPGGPLLNLQYRQGPHLPMLADGFSDSHYICFPYETRRTGIYTCGPVRRPMDMGEVHEDAMGAVLKAIQVIRNAAQGHAVHPRVGDLSYPKINLNACTKCRRCTVECPFGAIDENEKDYPVVNPTRCRRCGTCMGACPVRTISFDNYTVEMLSSMVKAVNIPDEDEEKPRILVIACENDAYPALDMAGIAKHQYSPFIRVLPVRCLGSMSLLLISDALSSGYDGVILMGCKPGDDYQCHFVKGSAMAKERLSKIADTLKSMQLEVERVTMVDASIADGARLPKVIDELVAKIDAVGPNPFKGF encoded by the coding sequence ATGGAAAAGAAAATCGGCGCTTATCTCTGCTCGGGCTGCGGCATCGGCGAGGCGCTCAACGTCAAGGCGCTGGAAGGCGTCGTGACCAAGGAATTCAAGAAGCCCGTCAAAACGCACGAATGCCTGTGCGGCGATGCGGGCGTGGCCATGATCAAGGCCGACATGGACGCGGGCGAGGTGACGTTGCCGGTGATCGGCGCTTGTTCCCCCCGCGTCATGACCGACCGCTTCATGCTGCCGGGCATGACGCCCATTCGCGCCAATCTGCGCGAACAGGTGATTTGGAGCCACCCGGCGGGCGACGAAGACACCCAGATGCTGGGCGAAGACGTCATGCGCATGTTCATGACGCAGGCCACCAAGGTCAACGATCCCGTGCCCTTCACCGAGGGCGATTTCTCGACCACCATTCTGGTGTTGGGCGGCGGTTACGCCGGTCTGACGGCGGCCAAGCAGGCCGTGAAGGCCGGTCATGGCGTGATCCTGGTCGAGAAGAAGGCCGAACTGGGCGGCAATGCCGCCAATTGGGCCAGCATCGTTCCTTCGAAGCCGCCCTATCATGATCCGCAAGCCAACCCGCTGCCCGCCTTGATCGAGGAAGTGAAGGCCATATCGGCCATTCGCGTCATCACCGGGGCCACGGTCGTCAAGACCTCGGGCATGCCGGGCAAGTTCCAGGTGGAGCTTTCGGACGGTTCCTCCCACATCGTGGGCGCCATCGTTCTGGCCACTGGTTTCCGCCCCTATGACGCCAACAAGCTCACGCATTTGGGCTATGGCCTTTCCGCCGACATCGTCACCAATGTCGAGATGGAAGCCAAGCTGAAGGCAGGCAAGGTCGTTACCAAGGCGGGTTCCTCGCCCAAGGCCGTCGCCTTCATCCAATGCGCCGGATCGCGTGACCCCAACCATCTGCCTTACTGTTCGTCGGTCTGCTGTTCGGTGTCGCTGAAGCAAGCCATTCAGTTGACCAAGGCCGATCCCGAGACCATGGTCTATGTCATCTATGAAGAGATGCGCACGCCGGGCACGACGGAGGAATTCTACCGCGCCGCCCAGGAAGCGGGCGTCATCTTCATGAAGGGCAAAGCCACCAAGGTCGAGAATGGTTCGGGCATCACGGTGACCGTGGCCGACGAACTGCTGCAGCAAGATGTGCCGCTGGGACCCTTGGACATGGTGGTGTTGGCGACCGGCATGGTGCCTAATTCGACCGATCCCGACCAGCCCGCCCAGGAATACGGCGCCGAGTTGTTGAACGCCGACATCAATCCCTATCCGGCGGGCGACAGCTACAATCCGACGCCTGCCGTGCCGCCGGGTGGCCCCTTGCTCAATCTACAATACCGCCAGGGTCCGCATCTGCCGATGCTGGCCGACGGTTTCTCGGATTCGCATTACATCTGCTTCCCCTACGAGACGCGCCGCACCGGCATTTACACCTGCGGCCCGGTTCGCCGTCCGATGGACATGGGCGAAGTTCATGAAGACGCCATGGGTGCAGTGTTGAAGGCCATTCAGGTCATCCGCAACGCGGCCCAGGGCCATGCGGTGCATCCGCGCGTGGGCGATCTTTCATATCCGAAGATCAATCTCAACGCCTGCACCAAGTGCCGCCGTTGCACGGTGGAATGCCCCTTCGGCGCCATCGACGAAAACGAAAAAGACTATCCGGTGGTCAATCCCACGCGCTGCCGCCGCTGCGGCACCTGCATGGGCGCTTGTCCGGTGCGCACCATCTCGTTCGACAACTACACGGTCGAGATGCTGTCTTCCATGGTCAAGGCGGTCAACATTCCCGACGAGGACGAAGAAAAGCCGCGCATCCTGGTCATCGCCTGCGAGAACGACGCCTATCCGGCGCTGGACATGGCCGGCATCGCCAAGCACCAGTATTCGCCCTTCATCCGCGTGCTGCCGGTGCGCTGCCTGGGGTCGATGAGCCTGCTGCTGATCTCGGACGCTTTGTCGTCGGGTTATGACGGCGTCATCTTGATGGGCTGCAAGCCGGGCGACGATTACCAGTGTCACTTCGTCAAGGGCAGCGCCATGGCGAAGGAACGCTTGAGCAAGATCGCCGATACGCTGAAAAGCATGCAGCTGGAAGTCGAGCGCGTGACGATGGTGGACGCCAGCATCGCCGATGGCGCCCGCCTGCCCAAGGTGATCGACGAACTTGTGGCCAAGATCGACGCCGTCGGTCCCAACCCGTTCAAGGGGTTCTAA
- a CDS encoding CoB--CoM heterodisulfide reductase iron-sulfur subunit A family protein produces MSDKPKSQTVLVVGGGIGGISAALEAAECGSEVVLIEKAPTLGGRVAALNRYFPKMCHPTCGLEINYQRIKKNPRIKVFTMAEVSGIAGSAGDYTVNVTTTPRYVTPACTACGDCANAATSEVADPFNYNLSKVKAAYLPHTMAFPMRYIVDASVVGTPEGQAIKAACKVDAVNLEEKPDTFTLHVGAVIWATGWRPYDPSKLTMYRHGEIADVITNVEMERLASHDGPTHGKVLRPSNGEAPKKVALIQCAGSRDLNHLAYCSRICCLASMKHAAYVREQYPEAEVDIYYIDIRAHDKLEAFYRKAKADQGIRWIKSKPSRIEKGPSGEPVVCGENTLSREVYANAYDLVVLATGMQASAQPPAGAELDEYGFVVSEEGVFGAGVATGPLDVSMSVQSATAAALRAVQAVRS; encoded by the coding sequence ATGAGTGACAAACCCAAAAGCCAGACCGTCCTTGTGGTGGGCGGCGGCATTGGCGGCATCAGCGCCGCTCTCGAAGCCGCGGAATGCGGCTCGGAAGTGGTTCTGATCGAAAAGGCGCCCACGCTGGGCGGGCGGGTGGCGGCCTTGAACCGCTACTTCCCCAAGATGTGCCATCCGACCTGCGGGTTGGAAATCAACTATCAGCGCATCAAGAAGAATCCCCGCATCAAGGTCTTCACCATGGCCGAAGTGTCGGGGATTGCGGGCAGCGCTGGCGACTATACTGTGAACGTGACCACCACGCCGCGCTACGTCACCCCGGCCTGCACCGCCTGCGGCGATTGCGCCAATGCCGCCACCAGCGAGGTGGCCGATCCGTTCAACTACAATCTATCCAAGGTCAAGGCGGCATACCTTCCGCACACCATGGCCTTCCCGATGCGCTATATCGTCGACGCCTCGGTCGTCGGCACGCCGGAAGGCCAGGCCATCAAGGCCGCCTGCAAGGTGGATGCGGTCAATCTGGAAGAAAAGCCCGATACCTTTACCTTGCATGTCGGCGCCGTGATCTGGGCCACCGGCTGGCGTCCCTATGACCCCAGCAAGCTGACCATGTATCGCCATGGCGAGATCGCCGACGTCATCACCAATGTCGAGATGGAGCGTCTGGCCTCGCATGACGGCCCCACACATGGCAAGGTTCTGCGGCCCTCGAATGGCGAAGCGCCCAAAAAGGTGGCTTTGATCCAGTGCGCGGGGTCGCGCGATCTCAACCATCTGGCCTATTGCTCGCGCATCTGCTGCTTGGCGTCGATGAAGCATGCCGCCTATGTGCGCGAACAATATCCCGAGGCCGAGGTCGATATCTATTACATCGACATCCGCGCCCACGACAAGCTGGAGGCCTTCTACCGCAAGGCCAAGGCCGATCAGGGCATCCGCTGGATCAAGTCGAAGCCGTCGCGCATCGAGAAGGGGCCGTCAGGCGAACCCGTGGTCTGCGGCGAAAACACCTTGTCGCGCGAAGTCTACGCCAATGCCTATGACTTGGTGGTTCTGGCCACCGGCATGCAGGCTTCGGCCCAGCCGCCTGCGGGCGCCGAGTTGGACGAATACGGCTTCGTGGTTTCGGAAGAGGGCGTCTTCGGCGCCGGTGTCGCCACCGGGCCGTTGGACGTCTCGATGTCGGTTCAGTCAGCTACCGCCGCGGCGCTTCGCGCCGTGCAAGCCGTGCGTTCGTAA
- the sat gene encoding sulfate adenylyltransferase encodes MSKLVPPHGGDSLKPLLLPEVERGPELKRAASLKKIPMTSRETSDVIMLAMGAYTPLDGFMGSADWKGVCADMKMANGLFWPIPITLSADQALADSIGVGEEAALVDGETGEIMAIIDVSEKYTIDRDFENSHVYRTTDPKHPGVAKVNEQAAVNIAGRVRALSEGVYPEKYKDLYLRPAESRAVFAEKGWSKVAAFQTRNPMHRSHEHLAKIAVEVTDGVFIHQVLGKLKEGDIPAEVRTEAIGAMIDNYFVPGTVIQAGYPIEMRYAGPREALIHAVIRQNFGCSHLIVGRDHAGVGDYYGPFDAQHIFDELWPGAMVTQALKIDITFFCTKCYGMATAKTCPHGKESQINISGTKQREMLSKGEPIPPEFSRPEVVEILRKYYATLSK; translated from the coding sequence ATGTCCAAACTTGTGCCTCCGCATGGCGGCGATTCATTGAAGCCTTTGCTGCTGCCCGAAGTGGAGCGTGGCCCTGAGCTGAAGCGCGCGGCTTCTTTGAAGAAGATCCCGATGACCTCGCGCGAGACGTCGGACGTCATCATGCTGGCCATGGGCGCCTATACGCCGTTGGACGGTTTCATGGGAAGCGCTGACTGGAAAGGCGTGTGCGCCGACATGAAGATGGCCAATGGCCTCTTCTGGCCGATTCCCATCACCCTGTCGGCCGATCAGGCGCTGGCCGATTCGATCGGCGTCGGCGAGGAAGCCGCCCTGGTGGACGGCGAGACCGGCGAGATCATGGCCATCATCGACGTGTCCGAGAAATACACCATCGACCGCGATTTCGAAAACAGCCACGTTTACCGCACCACCGACCCCAAACATCCCGGCGTCGCCAAGGTGAACGAGCAGGCGGCGGTGAATATCGCTGGCCGCGTGCGCGCCCTGTCGGAAGGCGTCTATCCCGAGAAGTACAAGGACCTCTATCTGCGTCCCGCCGAATCGCGCGCCGTCTTCGCCGAAAAGGGCTGGTCGAAGGTGGCCGCCTTCCAGACCCGCAACCCGATGCACCGCTCGCACGAGCATCTGGCCAAGATTGCCGTTGAAGTGACGGACGGCGTCTTCATCCATCAGGTGCTGGGCAAGCTGAAGGAAGGCGACATTCCCGCCGAAGTGCGCACCGAAGCCATCGGCGCCATGATCGACAATTACTTCGTGCCGGGTACGGTCATCCAGGCCGGTTATCCGATCGAGATGCGCTATGCCGGTCCCCGCGAGGCCTTGATCCACGCCGTGATCCGCCAGAATTTCGGCTGCTCGCACCTGATCGTCGGGCGCGACCATGCAGGCGTCGGCGATTACTACGGCCCCTTCGACGCCCAGCATATCTTCGACGAGCTGTGGCCGGGCGCCATGGTCACCCAGGCTTTGAAGATCGACATCACCTTCTTCTGCACCAAGTGCTACGGCATGGCCACCGCCAAGACCTGCCCGCACGGCAAGGAAAGCCAGATCAATATCTCGGGCACCAAGCAGCGCGAAATGCTAAGCAAGGGCGAGCCGATCCCGCCCGAATTCTCGCGCCCCGAAGTGGTCGAAATTCTACGCAAATACTACGCTACCCTGAGCAAGTAA
- a CDS encoding Y-family DNA polymerase, protein MAFPTPPIALVDGNNFFASCEKAFDPSLKGVPVVVLSNNDGCAVARSPEAKALGIPMGAPLFKIREIVAAHGVRVFSGNFELYGDMSRRVTEVLRGFTPELEVYSVDESFLAFPGFGGDEGKLLALGGEIRDRVARWTGISVGVGFGPTKTLAKLANYLAKKVAAFEGVASLMAPGVRAAVLPQIPIDEVWGVGRQLAPRLIAMGVRTAGDLAALDPKKARRAFTVVGERLVRELNGLPCLGLDDVPPARQSAVVSRSFGRPVSGCHELQEAVAAFAHRAAEKIRAEGLAAAYIQAYAHANRFAEPSLRYSGCLGVHLVEPSSDGCLLVGEAKRLAAQIWRPGIRFAKAGVMLAGLVEEGRATPSLFGRSSLERDKAGRLMAAMDAINARMGRDTLKPLAAGLNKPWQGKSANRSRSWTTRWDELPVAKAL, encoded by the coding sequence ATGGCCTTTCCCACGCCTCCCATCGCCCTGGTCGATGGCAATAATTTCTTTGCCTCCTGCGAAAAGGCGTTCGATCCGTCGCTTAAGGGCGTGCCCGTCGTCGTACTGTCCAACAATGACGGTTGCGCGGTGGCCAGAAGCCCCGAGGCCAAGGCGCTGGGCATTCCCATGGGCGCGCCTTTGTTCAAGATCAGAGAGATCGTGGCGGCGCACGGCGTGCGCGTCTTTTCCGGTAATTTCGAACTGTATGGCGATATGAGCCGCCGGGTGACCGAGGTGCTGCGCGGCTTCACGCCTGAACTTGAAGTCTATTCGGTCGATGAAAGTTTTCTGGCCTTTCCGGGTTTTGGAGGCGACGAAGGCAAACTACTGGCTTTGGGCGGCGAAATCAGGGACCGCGTGGCGCGCTGGACCGGCATTTCCGTGGGCGTGGGCTTCGGCCCCACCAAAACGCTGGCCAAGCTGGCCAATTATCTGGCCAAGAAGGTGGCGGCCTTCGAAGGGGTGGCCAGTCTGATGGCGCCAGGCGTGCGCGCCGCCGTGCTCCCCCAAATTCCCATCGACGAAGTCTGGGGCGTTGGCCGCCAGTTGGCGCCGCGCCTGATCGCCATGGGGGTGCGCACGGCGGGCGATCTGGCCGCACTTGATCCGAAGAAGGCTAGGCGCGCCTTCACCGTGGTCGGCGAACGTCTGGTCCGCGAGTTGAACGGCTTGCCCTGCCTGGGGCTGGACGATGTGCCGCCCGCCCGCCAAAGCGCCGTGGTCAGCCGATCCTTCGGCAGGCCGGTTTCCGGTTGCCATGAATTGCAAGAAGCCGTGGCCGCCTTTGCGCACCGGGCCGCCGAGAAGATCAGGGCCGAGGGGCTGGCCGCCGCTTATATCCAGGCTTATGCCCATGCCAATCGGTTTGCCGAACCGTCCCTGCGTTATTCGGGCTGTTTGGGCGTCCATCTGGTCGAGCCGTCGTCGGATGGCTGTCTGCTGGTCGGCGAGGCCAAGCGGCTGGCGGCGCAAATCTGGCGGCCCGGCATCCGTTTCGCCAAGGCGGGCGTGATGCTGGCCGGGCTGGTGGAGGAGGGGCGCGCCACGCCTTCCTTGTTCGGGCGCAGCAGCCTTGAGCGCGACAAGGCTGGCCGCCTGATGGCCGCCATGGACGCCATCAATGCCCGCATGGGGCGCGACACCTTAAAGCCCCTGGCCGCCGGACTGAACAAGCCCTGGCAGGGCAAGTCGGCCAATCGCTCTCGGTCCTGGACGACGAGGTGGGACGAACTGCCGGTCGCCAAGGCATTGTGA
- the umuD gene encoding translesion error-prone DNA polymerase V autoproteolytic subunit, whose protein sequence is MEPSAPFAELTSPLPGTAAPLAGAKAGGSPVAGGGPEGGRATVPFFDQALQAGFPSPAADHQAIGLDLTSLLIRHPAATFMLRISGDSMTGAGILDGDLAIVDRSINAKPGHVVVAVLEGEFVLKRLRLRGGRLFLDAENPKFNACIVPTESGFEIWGVVVATIRRHLGEERGCG, encoded by the coding sequence ATGGAACCAAGTGCGCCCTTCGCTGAGTTGACGTCACCCCTACCCGGAACCGCCGCCCCCTTGGCGGGGGCGAAGGCGGGAGGCAGCCCCGTTGCCGGGGGCGGGCCTGAGGGGGGGCGCGCTACCGTTCCCTTTTTCGATCAAGCCCTGCAGGCGGGCTTTCCCTCGCCGGCGGCCGATCATCAGGCGATAGGGCTTGATTTGACCTCGCTTCTCATCCGCCATCCGGCGGCCACCTTCATGCTGCGCATTTCGGGCGACAGCATGACGGGGGCGGGCATTCTGGATGGCGATCTGGCCATCGTCGACCGTTCGATCAATGCCAAGCCCGGCCATGTCGTGGTGGCGGTGCTGGAGGGCGAGTTCGTGCTGAAACGCCTGCGCCTGCGGGGCGGGCGTCTGTTTCTGGACGCCGAGAATCCCAAATTCAACGCCTGCATCGTGCCGACGGAAAGCGGCTTTGAAATATGGGGGGTGGTGGTGGCTACCATCCGCCGACATCTGGGCGAGGAACGGGGTTGCGGGTGA
- a CDS encoding STAS domain-containing protein: MQHNIQTNAGDRLVALSGRITSRDYNAFKELLSMFDEAGVKRVVFDLSQVEFIDSSALGMIMLVRDKAKSKGATLSLQGVKGQVKRLMEVVKFDQTAN; the protein is encoded by the coding sequence ATGCAACATAATATTCAAACCAACGCAGGGGACAGGCTTGTCGCCCTCAGCGGGCGCATTACGTCGCGCGATTACAATGCCTTCAAGGAATTGCTGTCCATGTTCGACGAGGCGGGCGTGAAGCGCGTCGTTTTCGATCTTTCCCAGGTGGAGTTCATCGATTCGTCGGCGCTTGGCATGATCATGCTGGTGCGCGACAAGGCCAAAAGCAAAGGGGCCACCCTGAGCTTGCAAGGCGTTAAGGGCCAAGTGAAACGATTGATGGAAGTGGTCAAGTTCGATCAGACGGCGAATTAG
- a CDS encoding STAS domain-containing protein: MKFSAQETATGKQIVLSGRITFADFDAIKSVIALVQECNGHRVELDLSAVEFIDSSALGMFMLVRDAARSKNIGLTFKSAKGQVKRIMNLASFQMAA; encoded by the coding sequence ATGAAGTTTTCCGCTCAAGAAACCGCCACCGGCAAGCAGATCGTCCTGTCCGGACGCATCACTTTCGCCGATTTCGACGCCATCAAATCGGTCATCGCTCTTGTGCAGGAATGCAACGGGCACCGCGTCGAGCTTGATCTGTCGGCGGTCGAATTCATCGATTCGTCAGCGCTTGGCATGTTCATGCTGGTCCGCGACGCGGCGCGCAGCAAGAATATCGGCCTGACCTTCAAAAGCGCCAAGGGCCAAGTCAAGCGCATCATGAATCTGGCAAGTTTCCAGATGGCGGCTTAG
- a CDS encoding sel1 repeat family protein, translated as MICNLVKPALMSLAVLSFAAPAFAEYEAGEIAAKGGNSAEAFRQWDVSAKLGEPRSQRALGLMFERGQGVLQDYVAAHMWLNLAAAQGDKAAAKERDALARQMSAEQVADAQKRALAFKPSAVSAAGTKIDNATVAAAPVEAVAEAPLETKKVDAQSAVSASSPLAGLWLDRRNGFVMSIEPSSEGGFKMREALLDDKYSFQGDVIGEFRVNEIGDGYKGRHIWGGNRQGNARWSDEGAMQVSLLDARTLQVKYIDSKYQGGWTYEKIR; from the coding sequence ATGATCTGCAATCTTGTCAAACCAGCCCTGATGTCCTTGGCCGTTTTGTCCTTTGCGGCCCCCGCCTTTGCCGAGTATGAGGCGGGCGAAATAGCGGCCAAAGGCGGCAATTCCGCCGAAGCCTTTCGGCAATGGGACGTCTCAGCCAAGCTGGGCGAGCCGCGCTCGCAAAGGGCCTTAGGCCTGATGTTTGAACGCGGGCAGGGCGTGCTTCAGGATTACGTGGCCGCGCATATGTGGCTGAATCTGGCTGCCGCACAGGGCGACAAGGCTGCGGCGAAGGAACGCGACGCTTTGGCTAGGCAGATGAGCGCCGAGCAGGTGGCCGATGCGCAAAAACGAGCACTTGCCTTTAAGCCATCGGCTGTTTCTGCTGCTGGTACGAAGATCGATAACGCCACGGTGGCGGCGGCTCCCGTCGAGGCGGTGGCCGAAGCGCCGCTGGAAACGAAGAAAGTTGACGCGCAATCTGCCGTTTCCGCCTCAAGTCCGTTGGCCGGTCTTTGGCTTGATCGAAGAAACGGTTTCGTGATGAGCATCGAACCTTCGAGCGAAGGGGGATTCAAGATGCGCGAGGCACTGCTTGACGACAAATACAGTTTTCAGGGCGATGTGATCGGCGAATTCAGGGTCAACGAAATCGGCGATGGCTACAAGGGCCGTCACATCTGGGGCGGCAACAGGCAGGGTAATGCCCGTTGGAGCGACGAAGGCGCGATGCAGGTTAGCCTGTTGGACGCCCGCACGCTTCAGGTCAAATATATTGATTCGAAATACCAGGGCGGCTGGACCTACGAAAAGATCAGGTAG
- a CDS encoding inositol monophosphatase → MAARSPLMHVMEAAVRKAARRLVRDFGEVEHLQVSVKGAADFVSTADLNAERTLVEELSKARPRWGFLLEEGGEKKGDGQHVFVIDPLDGTTNFLHGLPQFAISVAAVKDDEIQAGIVYNPISDEMFWAEKGQGAWLNERRLRVSVRKKLEESLFATGLPFKGKPDHDVTLAQVGRVLAVSAGVRRMGSASLDLAYVAAGRFDGYWEENIKPWDMAAGIILVREAGGTVTDMKGDHAMMQRGDVIASNGQLHNDMRKLVG, encoded by the coding sequence TTGGCCGCACGTTCACCCTTGATGCATGTGATGGAAGCCGCCGTTCGCAAGGCGGCTAGACGTTTGGTGCGCGATTTCGGCGAGGTCGAGCATTTGCAGGTCTCGGTCAAGGGGGCGGCCGATTTCGTCTCGACCGCTGATCTGAACGCCGAAAGAACGCTGGTCGAGGAATTGTCCAAGGCGCGTCCCCGCTGGGGCTTCCTGTTGGAAGAGGGCGGCGAGAAGAAGGGTGACGGACAGCATGTGTTCGTCATCGATCCTTTGGACGGCACCACCAATTTCCTGCATGGTCTGCCGCAATTCGCCATCTCGGTGGCGGCGGTCAAGGACGACGAGATTCAGGCGGGCATCGTCTACAACCCGATCAGCGACGAAATGTTCTGGGCCGAGAAGGGGCAGGGCGCTTGGCTGAACGAGCGGCGCCTGCGCGTTTCCGTGCGCAAGAAGCTGGAAGAATCGCTGTTCGCCACCGGCCTGCCTTTCAAGGGCAAGCCAGACCATGATGTCACGTTGGCCCAGGTTGGCCGCGTGCTGGCCGTTTCGGCGGGTGTGCGGCGCATGGGGTCGGCCTCGCTCGATCTGGCCTATGTGGCGGCCGGGCGTTTCGACGGCTATTGGGAAGAGAACATCAAGCCCTGGGACATGGCCGCCGGCATCATCCTGGTGCGCGAAGCGGGCGGCACCGTCACCGACATGAAGGGCGACCACGCCATGATGCAACGCGGCGATGTGATCGCCAGCAACGGTCAGCTTCACAACGACATGCGGAAATTGGTGGGGTAA
- the efp gene encoding elongation factor P, which produces MKIAANTIRPGNIIEHNNRQWGVLKIQLIQPGKGGAFIQVEMRDIRTGTKTNERWRTADTVEKCSVEEKECTYLFGDSDTLTFMDGETYEQFNMPHDMLGDQLPFLQDGMLVTVDFVEGSPVSVTLPSTVILEVVEADPVVKGQTAAASYKPAKMSNGIRIMVPPFVESGEKVVVNTTEMAYVERYKG; this is translated from the coding sequence ATGAAAATCGCCGCCAATACCATTCGTCCCGGCAACATCATCGAGCACAACAACCGCCAATGGGGCGTGCTGAAGATTCAGCTGATCCAGCCCGGCAAGGGCGGCGCCTTCATCCAGGTCGAAATGCGCGACATCCGCACCGGCACCAAGACCAACGAGCGCTGGCGCACCGCCGACACGGTGGAAAAATGCTCGGTTGAAGAAAAGGAATGCACCTATCTGTTCGGCGATTCCGACACGCTGACCTTCATGGACGGCGAAACCTACGAACAGTTCAACATGCCGCACGACATGCTGGGCGACCAACTGCCCTTCTTGCAAGACGGCATGCTGGTGACGGTGGATTTCGTCGAAGGCTCGCCGGTTTCCGTTACGCTGCCCAGCACCGTGATCTTGGAAGTGGTGGAAGCCGATCCGGTGGTCAAGGGTCAGACGGCGGCGGCTTCCTACAAGCCCGCCAAGATGAGCAACGGCATTCGCATCATGGTGCCGCCCTTCGTGGAGTCGGGCGAGAAGGTTGTCGTCAACACCACGGAAATGGCCTACGTCGAACGTTATAAGGGCTAA
- a CDS encoding KamA family radical SAM protein, which yields MRKEAVLKFQGKISTTFLALIDRRDPCDPIARQFEPSPREADAAPDDLVDPIGDLAHSVSECLIHRHPDRVLLAPTWACPVHCRFCFRRDRVGGKGPSPELLAQALDYIRAHEEIREVILTGGDPLMLPQKRLQALLQELAAISHVQSLRIHSRVPVAAPQRITQGLARLLGRLDKPVYLVAHVNHASEITPEAQAGFSRLRQAGVPLLSQTVLLKGVNDRVDVLEDLFQTLLAAGVKPYYLHHPDLVPGTAHFRFGLAEGRALMAALRPRLSGLAMPVYILDRPGGLGKIPAEIA from the coding sequence TTGCGCAAGGAAGCCGTTTTGAAATTCCAAGGCAAAATCTCGACTACCTTCCTGGCCTTGATCGATAGGCGCGATCCTTGCGACCCCATCGCCCGCCAGTTCGAGCCTTCGCCAAGGGAAGCCGATGCGGCGCCAGACGATCTCGTCGATCCCATCGGCGATCTGGCGCATTCGGTGTCGGAATGTCTGATTCATCGTCATCCTGACCGTGTGCTGCTGGCGCCGACCTGGGCCTGTCCGGTTCATTGCCGTTTCTGTTTCCGCCGCGACCGAGTGGGCGGCAAGGGGCCATCGCCCGAGTTGCTGGCCCAGGCGCTGGATTACATCCGCGCTCATGAAGAAATCCGCGAAGTGATTCTGACCGGCGGCGATCCCTTGATGCTGCCGCAAAAGCGTCTTCAGGCTTTGCTGCAGGAACTGGCCGCTATTTCCCATGTGCAAAGCCTGCGCATCCATTCGCGCGTGCCGGTAGCCGCACCCCAGCGCATCACGCAAGGTTTGGCCCGCCTGCTGGGAAGGCTTGATAAGCCGGTCTATCTGGTGGCGCATGTCAATCATGCAAGTGAAATCACGCCCGAAGCCCAAGCGGGATTCAGCCGCCTGCGCCAAGCGGGCGTGCCCTTGTTGTCGCAAACGGTGCTGCTGAAGGGCGTCAATGATAGGGTCGATGTGCTGGAAGATTTGTTCCAAACCCTTCTGGCGGCGGGGGTGAAGCCCTATTACCTGCATCATCCCGACCTGGTGCCCGGCACGGCGCATTTCCGCTTTGGTCTAGCCGAGGGCCGCGCCTTGATGGCGGCGCTTCGCCCCAGATTGTCCGGCCTGGCGATGCCGGTTTACATTCTGGACCGGCCAGGGGGATTGGGCAAAATTCCCGCCGAAATCGCCTGA